In Manis pentadactyla isolate mManPen7 chromosome 11, mManPen7.hap1, whole genome shotgun sequence, one DNA window encodes the following:
- the SLC25A29 gene encoding mitochondrial basic amino acids transporter isoform X1, with product MALDFLAGCAGGVAGVLVGHPFDTVKVRLQVQSLEKPQYRGTLHCFQSIVKQESVLGLYKGLGSPLMGLTFINALVFGVQGNTLRALGRDSPLNQFLAGAAAGAIQCVICCPMELAKTRLQLQDAGPARTYRGSLDCLAQIYRREGLRGVNRGMASTLLRETPSFGVYFLSYDALTRALGCEPGDRLLVPKLLLAGGTSGILSWLSTYPVDVVKSRLQADGLRGAPRYQGILDCVSQSYRAEGWRVFTRGLASTLLRAFPVNAATFATVTVVLTYARGEEARPEGEAVALAQPSSL from the exons ATGGCGCTCGACTTCCTGGCTGGATGTGCTGGGG GTGTCGCAGGTGTGCTTGTGGGACACCCGTTTGACACGGTCAAG GTGCGGCTGCAGGTCCAGAGCCTGGAGAAGCCCCAGTACCGAGGGACCTTGCACTGCTTCCAGTCCATCGTCAAGCAGGAGAGC GTGTTGGGCCTGTACAAGGGCCTGGGTTCACCCCTCATGGGGCTCACCTTCATCAACGCGCTGGTGTTCGGCGTGCAGGGCAACACCCTCCGGGCCCTGGGCCGTGACTCGCCGCTGAACCAGTTCCTGGCGGGCGCAGCGGCAGGCGCCATCCAGTGCGTCATCTGCTGCCCTATGGAGCTGGCCAAGACGCGGCTGCAGCTGCAGGATGCGGGCCCGGCCCGCACCTACCGGGGCTCCCTGGACTGCCTGGCGCAGATCTACCGGAGGGAGGGGCTGCGCGGCGTTAACCGCGGCATGGCGTCCACCCTGCTGCGTGAGACACCCAGCTTCGGTGTCTACTTCCTCTCCTACGACGCGCTAACGCGCGCGCTGGGCTGTGAGCCAGGAGACCGCCTGCTGGTGCCCAAGCTGCTGCTGGCGGGCGGCACGTCGGGCATTTTGTCCTGGCTCTCCACCTACCCTGTGGACGTGGTCAAGTCGCGGCTGCAGGCCGATGGGCTGCGGGGCGCCCCGCGCTACCAGGGCATCCTCGACTGCGTGAGTCAGAGCTACCGGGCCGAGGGCTGGCGCGTCTTCACCCGCGGCCTGGCTTCCACGCTGCTGCGCGCCTTCCCGGTCAACGCCGCCACCTTCGCCACTGTCACCGTGGTGCTCACCTACGCGCGCGGCGAGGAGGCACGGCCGGAGGGCGAGGCCGTGGCCCTGGCCCAGCCGTCCAGCCTGTGA
- the SLC25A29 gene encoding mitochondrial basic amino acids transporter isoform X2: MALDFLAGCAGGVAGVLVGHPFDTVKVRLQVQSLEKPQYRGTLHCFQSIVKQESGNTLRALGRDSPLNQFLAGAAAGAIQCVICCPMELAKTRLQLQDAGPARTYRGSLDCLAQIYRREGLRGVNRGMASTLLRETPSFGVYFLSYDALTRALGCEPGDRLLVPKLLLAGGTSGILSWLSTYPVDVVKSRLQADGLRGAPRYQGILDCVSQSYRAEGWRVFTRGLASTLLRAFPVNAATFATVTVVLTYARGEEARPEGEAVALAQPSSL; encoded by the exons ATGGCGCTCGACTTCCTGGCTGGATGTGCTGGGG GTGTCGCAGGTGTGCTTGTGGGACACCCGTTTGACACGGTCAAG GTGCGGCTGCAGGTCCAGAGCCTGGAGAAGCCCCAGTACCGAGGGACCTTGCACTGCTTCCAGTCCATCGTCAAGCAGGAGAGC GGCAACACCCTCCGGGCCCTGGGCCGTGACTCGCCGCTGAACCAGTTCCTGGCGGGCGCAGCGGCAGGCGCCATCCAGTGCGTCATCTGCTGCCCTATGGAGCTGGCCAAGACGCGGCTGCAGCTGCAGGATGCGGGCCCGGCCCGCACCTACCGGGGCTCCCTGGACTGCCTGGCGCAGATCTACCGGAGGGAGGGGCTGCGCGGCGTTAACCGCGGCATGGCGTCCACCCTGCTGCGTGAGACACCCAGCTTCGGTGTCTACTTCCTCTCCTACGACGCGCTAACGCGCGCGCTGGGCTGTGAGCCAGGAGACCGCCTGCTGGTGCCCAAGCTGCTGCTGGCGGGCGGCACGTCGGGCATTTTGTCCTGGCTCTCCACCTACCCTGTGGACGTGGTCAAGTCGCGGCTGCAGGCCGATGGGCTGCGGGGCGCCCCGCGCTACCAGGGCATCCTCGACTGCGTGAGTCAGAGCTACCGGGCCGAGGGCTGGCGCGTCTTCACCCGCGGCCTGGCTTCCACGCTGCTGCGCGCCTTCCCGGTCAACGCCGCCACCTTCGCCACTGTCACCGTGGTGCTCACCTACGCGCGCGGCGAGGAGGCACGGCCGGAGGGCGAGGCCGTGGCCCTGGCCCAGCCGTCCAGCCTGTGA